Proteins encoded in a region of the Uloborus diversus isolate 005 chromosome 1, Udiv.v.3.1, whole genome shotgun sequence genome:
- the LOC129225641 gene encoding ras-associated and pleckstrin homology domains-containing protein 1-like, translating to MSTGHLEDSTYSSTSEGEEYDSDREAAEDDPNKLLGTWLGQLQQMEKGLENVPTGNKLRLSNKLTIPTPRMDTYRFSMANMEDSQDVELDAILGELCALEDKLDREMMPKSQSANQALGNAWMNSKSSNDAVLLQNNNRTHGENKINSGHSRSNSGGGGSRPKFELGGMQVDMYCEDFLRAQKSDLGIRTESPDNDSAFSDNVSMLSSESSASSGGVRGEGHSSRSMSSQSSCMSLASSPTQVEQAARVKAEKIKIALEKMKEASIKKLFIKAFSADNSAKSLLIDERMTVGHICKLLAEKNHVPMDPKWALVEHISELYLERVYEDHERVVENLLLWTRDSCNRLFFLEREEKYDLFMNPQNYLLGGSSSEKHAELDDDAKTILLDEFFSTSNVGVPEVEGALYLKSDGKKAWKKHFFVLRASGLYYCPKGKSKLSKDLLCLTTFDMNNVYVGFGWKKKYKSPTEFGFAIKHPQIQTKSSKYIKYLCAEDESSLKQWVMGIRIAKFGLQMKENYDNLLRDIAEEDLENLANARSFSVSSVAKSLNGSSSASSGCHDMSSINSEKDLDLDQLEDEPLMNFEKLHNLRVISRQDSIKSSKSNASSSSGCPSERSSTGTPTADHLVFETDFPMGTIKRKPSMTPKIPLTNTTRNLAKQCGDEGSHLDNSGGSGSNSCNGSLSGSLGRSSLGRFSLRRSHTDDRISLSSLTRKTAKQFFQVTPPSTLLREDLPLPPPPPEISNATECMNFDTLPPPPPEAFRTSAVNLENLPPPNLTDGNEDSSWLNDPDINSLLPPPSLQNGDFNKSTASPENSCKNTKSSPAVPPKPRKGLRRRQSESDARATPPRLSEKPNGLVVVRPKPSKQNLNLDLSQTECYTDSLAWKRITPSSPPCSRSERTSVTDEAKGFVSARSRRTSAPCGGSQKLQIHPSVSPSTPLSVSPKPSAADRKSRSQYKPSPPKRSENTKLTSAFTAPQRRSASASAAPYDQETYPPESFLRNLQKVMVRKWKVAQQLSNDNNGLSSHQIFGFRDPNCLPSTDAPQLQRSPSSPSSKQQDKNRISRSSSHCHQPSNVEKYNIEEYASVVNSKKHPPPPLPKKVDKSAW from the exons GGCTTGGAAAATGTGCCTACAGGAAATAAATTACGTCTGTCCAATAAGTTGACCATACCTACTCCAAGGATGGATACTTATAGATTCTCCATGGCTAATATGGAAG ATAGTCAAGATGTAGAACTAGATGCTATATTAGGTGAGCTTTGCGCATTAGAAGACAAGTTAGATCGTGAAATGATGCCTAAGAGCCAGTCCGCCAATCAAGCCCTCGGGAATGCTTGGATGAATTCAAAATCTTCAAATGACGCTGTGCTGTTACAAAACAATAATAGGACTCATGGCGAAAACAAAATTAACTCTGGTCATAGTAGATCTAATTCTGGTGGAGGAGGTAGTAGGCCTAAGTTTGAACTTGGAGGAATGCAG GTTGATATGTACTGTGAAGACTTTTTGAGGGCTCAGAAAAGTGACCTTGGAATAAGAACAGAAAGTCCAGATAATGATTCTGCTTTCTCTGACAATGTGTCCATGCTGTCTTCAGAATCTTCAGCTTCTTCTGGTGGTGTCCGTGGTGAGGGACATTCCAGTCGCAGCATGTCATCCCAAAGTAGCTGCATGTCTCTGGCTTCTTCACCAACACAG GTGGAACAAGCAGCAAGAGtgaaagctgaaaaaataaaaatagctttagagAAGATGAAAGAAGCCAGTATAAAGAAG CTGTTTATTAAAGCCTTCAGTGCTGACAACAGTGCAAAGAGTTTACTTATAGATGAACGAATGACTGTTGGTCACATCTGTAAGCTTCTTGCTGAGAAGAATCACGTACCCATGGATCCAAAGTGGGCCTTAGTAGAACATATATCAGAACTATATTTag AACGTGTTTATGAAGATCATGAGCGAGTTGTTGAAAACTTGTTGTTGTGGACTAGAGATTCTTGTAACCGCCTCTTCTTTTTAGAAAGGGAAGAAAAGTATGATCTGTTTATGAATCCCCAG AACTATTTACTTGGAGGTTCATCCTCAGAGAAGCATGCAGAGCTGGATGATGATGCAAAAACAATTCTGCTGGAT GAATTTTTTTCGACTTCCAATGTCGGAGTGCCTGAGGTAGAAGGAGCTCTTTATTTAAAAAGTGATGGAAAGAAAGCCTGGAAAAAGCATTTCTTTGTACTTCGTGCATCAGGACTGTATTATTGTCCTAAAGGAAAATCAAAG CTGTCGAAGGATCTTCTTTGTTTGACTACATTTGACATGAATAATGTGTATGTTGGGTTTGGTTGGAAGAAGAAGTATAAATCTCCTACAGAATTTGGCTTTGCCattaag CATCCTCAAATACAGACTAAGTCCTCAAAATACATCAAGTACTTGTGTGCTGAAGATGAATCTTCTCTTAAGCAGTGGGTGATGGGCATTCGTATTGCAAAA TTTGGActtcaaatgaaagaaaattatgaCAATTTACTGCGAGATATAGCTGAAGAAGATTTAGAAAATTTGGCCAATGCTCGAAGCTTCTCGGTTTCATCAGTCGCTAAGTCTTTGAACGGGAGTTCTTCGGCATCCAGTGGTTGTCATGATATGAGCAGCATAAACTCAGAGAAAGATCTCGATCTGGATCAACTGGAAGATGAACCGTTGATGAACTTTGAAAAACTGCATAATCTTCGAGTCATAAGTCGCCAAGATTCTATTAAATCAAGTAAATCAAATGCCAGCAGCAGCAGTGGATGTCCATCTGAAAGATCCAGTACTGGTACCCCTACTGCTGATCACCTAGTGTTTGAAACAGATTTCCCCATGg gtacAATTAAGAGGAAACCAAGTATGACTCCAAAGATTCCTCTTACAAATACAACACGGAATCTCGCAAAACAATGTGGAGATGAAGGTTCTCATTTAGACAATTCTGGTGGTAGTGGCAGCAATAGCTGTAATGGCAGCTTAAGCGGAAGTCTTGGAAGGTCCAGCCTGGGAAGATTTAGCTTGAGACGATCTCATACTGATGATAGGATTTCATTAAGTAGTTTAACAAGGAAAACAGCAAAACAGTTTTTCCAA GTAACTCCTCCAAGTACTCTGCTTCGAGAAGATTTGCCTCTTCCACCACCACCACCTGAAATTTCTAACGCTACTGAATGCATGAACTTCGATACTCTTCCCCCTCCACCACCAGAAGCATTTCGAACAAGTGCAGTGAATTTAGAAAACCTACCGCCTCCAAATCTAACAGATGGCAACGAGGATTCCAGTTGGCTCAATGACCCTGATATCAATTCTCTGCTCCCCCCACCTTCATTACAAAATGGTGATTTCAACAAGTCAACAGCCAGCCCTGAAAATAGTTGCAAAAATACTAAGTCTTCACCTGCTGTACCCCCGAAGCCACGAAAAGGACTGAGAAGAAGACAATCTGAGAGTGATGCAAGAGCCACTCCTCCTCGATTGTCGGAAAAGCCTAATGGACTTGTTGTTGTGAGACCCAAGCCTTCAAAACAAAATCTGAACTTGGACCTTTCACAAACTGAATGTTATACAGATTCTCTTGCTTGGAAACGGATAACCCCATCATCTCCACCCTGTTCACGGAGTGAAAGGACTTCTGTTACAGATGAGGCTAAAGGTTTTGTTTCTGCCCGTAGTAGACGAACAAGTGCTCCTTGTGGAGGCTCACAAAAACTGCAAATACATCCTTCAGTGTCCCCTTCTACTCCTTTATCTGTCTCTCCCAAGCCAAGTGCTGCTGATAGAAAATCTAGGTCACAATATAAACCTTCTCCACCGAAACGTAGTGAAAATACAAAACTTACATCAGCTTTTACTGCCCCGCAAAGGAGATCTGCATCTGCATCAGCAGCACCTTATGATCAAGAAACTTATCCACCGGAATCCTTTTTACGCAATCTGCAGAAAGTGATGGTACGTAAATGGAAAGTTGCCCAACAACTCTCAAATGACAATAATGGATTATCATCACATCAAATATTTGGATTTAGAGATCCTAACTGTTTACCATCAACAGATGCTCCGCAATTGCAACGCTCACCATCATCTCCTTCGTCTAAACAGCAGGATAAAAATCGTATTTCTCGATCATCTTCTCACTGTCATCAACCATCCAATGtagaaaaatataatattgaagAATATGCATCTGTTGTTAATTCTAAAAAACATCCTCCTCCACCTCTGCCAAAGAAAGTTGATAAATCAGCTTGGTAA